The following proteins come from a genomic window of Kitasatospora cineracea:
- a CDS encoding DddA-like double-stranded DNA deaminase toxin, whose amino-acid sequence MVRWLCRGVLPLALMVSLVSATPVAADTAPTGPVLTDRGRVLQAWKDGGTSVQAAAEEALTGGGDKVAAFLVQDGEWAKAEAKDNEQALLQIVVTGGPALRKAAAAALDSHDKAAVAAFLDQGWKAPLAQDQRVRVSQLVETGGPATKAAGLKALDGSIDDVGEFLTHTQDVTRESDARVRVSQLVETGGPATKQAGMLALEGSLDDITEFLAVGQHIAAARDREYADVAQLAQQAKETSDQAEREKDAALEAADQAVTGARLAREAAEKARSEAEAAQGDSAKAAAAAKRAAEAGRQAAVAAKAAITAAQAANTASRLAAAAAQQAASAAAGADQAAGRALTWAAQGKVDEQAAKAAEQAAGRAQYAADAADRAAGAAVGARDAARAAFGALNDLALTTLAANQANDYANAAGAYSEEAKQAAVSSQRHAAEAQRSANKAADLADQSATAAREAAAAARSAATHAANAAEAARNSTLHAGNATNAAQRATAHAASAAEAANSATAAVNKAVQVHQLALASEQEEREARKATGTNQARDLKAAFDLSVIEADKAKTQALALDQTAAQLAAQAAQAGADTATVVANGRKMALAALKTRGSWSKSAAEYALTGSDQAVIDYVRSGWTASLHQDEILQAEQLADNSEFAAVRTAATNALTTNDPAQVHTFLTTGRHQVALDEYRVKTSQILETGGPALKTAAQAALEANTADALTTFLTRGQYTAKAADDQVKISQLLETGGDGGGEEVKLAAAIAIESPSPAKTDFLTTGRYRAKQQDDLTRAHEATITNTINTASQTAALAQQNAALAAKAAADANNAADQANQAAADANKYANAAAGYATDAQKSATAADTSATQARTSAAQAKQAAAQAHASAVAAQDSALRAAGSATAARGSADIAYAAVAAARQSAENAHQSSENAAAISDAAQTQAIAEADRIAQEEKAYWTYMELQQQAEESGVDWNDVLNGMLAFQKYFGTSLNPADYTSYDRFADMMHTKLDIIGLVPGVGEAADLINCLWTGGEYLADYASGVDFGLSCFSMIPIAGWASAGAKFIKKFGKKALDGVEAAWGWLTGAKKAAKFVAKACLRNSFPAGTLVLMGDGTTKPIEQIQAGDTVQAADPQTGQSGPHRVEATIYTPDDLDFTELALAAPDKGQQSAVTATDHHPFWVQNTTQWTDAADIRPGDTLRTDTGATAQVASIRHWTALQPAYNLTVADLHTYYVLAGTTPLLTHNSPSDICLTKIREIAESLPVRPNHEGATTGQVIRIDGDEVTRLGGTMPSGSDQNLMEISKFLEKTGKYQVGSTGRIEVATHLETRLAWWMRKQGVTVRDIVINNADGVCDAARGCRLAVPDILPSGSVINVWYIDRQGVLQGPFSLKGAAAN is encoded by the coding sequence GTGGTGCGGTGGCTGTGCCGCGGGGTGCTGCCGCTCGCGCTGATGGTGTCGCTGGTGTCCGCGACGCCGGTGGCGGCGGACACCGCCCCCACGGGCCCGGTCCTGACCGACCGGGGCCGGGTGCTGCAGGCGTGGAAGGACGGCGGCACCTCGGTGCAGGCCGCAGCCGAGGAGGCCCTGACGGGCGGCGGCGACAAGGTCGCCGCGTTCCTGGTCCAGGACGGAGAGTGGGCCAAGGCCGAGGCCAAGGACAACGAGCAGGCGCTCCTGCAGATCGTCGTGACCGGCGGTCCGGCCCTGCGCAAGGCGGCCGCGGCCGCGCTCGACAGCCACGACAAGGCGGCCGTCGCCGCGTTCCTGGACCAGGGCTGGAAGGCGCCGCTGGCGCAGGACCAGCGGGTGCGGGTCTCGCAGCTCGTCGAGACGGGCGGCCCGGCGACCAAGGCCGCCGGGCTCAAGGCGCTGGACGGCTCGATCGACGATGTCGGCGAGTTCCTGACCCACACGCAGGACGTCACCCGTGAGAGCGATGCCCGGGTGCGGGTCTCGCAGCTCGTCGAGACGGGTGGGCCGGCCACCAAGCAGGCCGGCATGCTCGCGCTGGAGGGCTCGCTCGACGACATCACCGAGTTCCTGGCGGTCGGTCAGCACATCGCCGCCGCCCGGGACCGCGAGTACGCCGACGTCGCGCAGCTCGCCCAGCAGGCCAAGGAGACCAGCGACCAGGCCGAGCGGGAGAAGGACGCCGCCCTCGAAGCGGCCGACCAGGCCGTCACCGGCGCGCGGCTGGCCCGCGAAGCGGCGGAGAAGGCCCGCTCCGAGGCCGAGGCCGCCCAGGGTGATTCCGCCAAGGCCGCCGCCGCGGCCAAGCGTGCCGCCGAAGCCGGGCGGCAGGCCGCGGTGGCGGCGAAGGCCGCCATCACCGCAGCCCAGGCCGCCAACACCGCCTCGCGCCTGGCCGCCGCCGCCGCGCAGCAGGCCGCCTCCGCCGCGGCCGGCGCGGACCAGGCCGCCGGCCGCGCGCTGACCTGGGCCGCGCAGGGCAAGGTCGACGAGCAGGCCGCCAAGGCCGCCGAGCAGGCCGCCGGCCGCGCCCAGTACGCCGCCGACGCCGCCGACCGCGCCGCAGGCGCCGCCGTCGGCGCCCGCGACGCCGCCAGGGCCGCCTTCGGAGCGCTGAACGACCTCGCCCTCACCACCCTGGCCGCCAACCAGGCCAACGACTACGCCAACGCCGCGGGCGCCTACTCGGAGGAAGCCAAGCAGGCCGCCGTCTCCTCCCAGCGCCACGCCGCCGAGGCCCAGCGTTCGGCGAACAAGGCCGCCGACCTCGCCGACCAGTCCGCGACCGCGGCCCGCGAAGCCGCAGCAGCGGCCCGCTCCGCCGCCACCCACGCCGCCAACGCGGCCGAAGCCGCCCGCAACTCCACCCTGCACGCCGGCAACGCCACCAACGCCGCCCAGCGCGCCACCGCGCACGCCGCCAGCGCGGCGGAAGCCGCCAACAGCGCAACAGCCGCGGTCAACAAGGCTGTTCAGGTGCACCAGTTGGCCCTGGCCAGCGAACAGGAGGAGCGCGAGGCCCGCAAGGCCACCGGCACCAACCAGGCCCGCGACCTCAAGGCCGCCTTCGACCTCAGCGTCATCGAGGCCGACAAGGCCAAGACCCAGGCCCTGGCCCTCGACCAGACCGCGGCCCAACTCGCCGCCCAGGCCGCCCAGGCCGGCGCCGACACCGCCACGGTCGTCGCCAACGGCCGCAAGATGGCCCTCGCAGCCCTCAAGACCCGCGGATCCTGGAGCAAGTCCGCCGCCGAGTACGCCCTCACCGGCTCCGACCAGGCCGTCATCGACTACGTCCGCTCCGGCTGGACCGCCTCCCTGCACCAGGACGAGATCCTCCAGGCCGAGCAGCTCGCCGACAACAGCGAGTTCGCCGCGGTGCGCACCGCCGCCACCAACGCCCTGACCACGAACGACCCGGCCCAGGTCCACACCTTCCTGACCACCGGCCGCCACCAGGTCGCCCTGGACGAGTACCGCGTCAAGACCTCCCAGATCCTGGAGACCGGCGGACCCGCCCTCAAGACGGCCGCCCAAGCCGCCCTGGAAGCCAACACCGCCGACGCGCTGACCACCTTCCTCACCCGCGGGCAGTACACCGCCAAGGCCGCCGACGACCAGGTCAAGATCTCCCAACTCCTCGAAACCGGCGGCGACGGCGGAGGCGAAGAAGTCAAACTCGCCGCAGCCATCGCCATCGAAAGCCCCTCACCGGCCAAGACCGACTTCCTCACCACCGGCCGCTACCGCGCCAAACAGCAGGACGACCTCACCCGGGCCCACGAAGCCACCATCACCAACACCATCAACACCGCCTCACAAACCGCCGCCCTCGCCCAACAGAACGCCGCCCTCGCCGCCAAGGCCGCCGCCGACGCCAACAACGCCGCCGACCAAGCCAACCAAGCCGCCGCCGACGCCAACAAATACGCCAACGCCGCCGCCGGCTACGCCACGGACGCGCAGAAGTCCGCCACCGCGGCCGACACCTCCGCCACCCAGGCCCGCACCTCCGCGGCCCAGGCCAAGCAAGCCGCCGCCCAGGCCCACGCCAGCGCCGTCGCCGCCCAGGACTCCGCTCTGCGGGCCGCAGGCAGCGCCACAGCGGCCCGGGGATCCGCCGACATCGCCTACGCCGCCGTCGCGGCCGCCCGTCAGTCCGCGGAGAACGCGCACCAGTCCTCCGAGAACGCCGCCGCGATCAGCGACGCCGCACAGACCCAGGCCATCGCCGAAGCCGACCGCATCGCGCAGGAGGAAAAGGCGTACTGGACCTACATGGAGCTCCAGCAGCAGGCCGAGGAGAGCGGCGTCGACTGGAACGACGTGCTCAACGGGATGCTGGCGTTCCAGAAGTACTTCGGCACCAGCCTCAACCCGGCGGACTACACCAGCTACGACCGCTTCGCCGACATGATGCACACCAAGCTCGACATCATCGGGCTGGTACCAGGCGTCGGAGAGGCCGCCGACCTCATCAACTGCCTGTGGACCGGCGGCGAATACCTCGCTGACTACGCCAGCGGCGTCGACTTCGGCCTGTCCTGCTTCAGCATGATCCCCATCGCCGGCTGGGCCAGCGCCGGCGCCAAGTTCATCAAGAAGTTCGGCAAGAAGGCCCTCGACGGCGTCGAAGCCGCCTGGGGCTGGCTCACCGGCGCCAAGAAGGCGGCGAAGTTCGTTGCCAAAGCCTGCCTCCGTAACAGCTTCCCCGCCGGAACCCTCGTCCTCATGGGCGACGGCACCACCAAACCCATCGAACAGATCCAGGCCGGCGACACCGTCCAAGCAGCCGATCCACAGACCGGCCAAAGCGGACCACACCGGGTCGAAGCGACCATCTACACCCCCGACGACCTCGACTTCACCGAACTCGCCCTCGCCGCCCCCGACAAGGGCCAGCAGAGCGCGGTCACCGCCACCGACCACCACCCCTTCTGGGTCCAGAACACCACCCAGTGGACCGACGCCGCCGACATCCGCCCCGGCGACACCCTGCGCACCGACACCGGCGCCACCGCCCAGGTCGCCTCCATCCGGCACTGGACAGCCCTCCAGCCCGCCTACAACCTCACCGTCGCCGACCTCCACACCTACTACGTGCTGGCCGGCACCACCCCCCTCCTCACCCACAACAGCCCGAGCGACATCTGCCTGACAAAGATCAGGGAAATCGCTGAAAGTCTTCCCGTTCGACCAAATCATGAAGGCGCGACCACGGGGCAGGTCATCAGAATAGATGGTGACGAGGTGACCAGGCTCGGGGGTACAATGCCCAGCGGCTCGGATCAGAATCTGATGGAGATCAGTAAGTTCCTCGAAAAAACCGGGAAATACCAGGTGGGATCGACCGGGAGGATCGAGGTGGCTACCCACCTCGAAACCAGGCTCGCCTGGTGGATGAGGAAGCAAGGAGTGACGGTAAGGGACATTGTGATCAACAATGCCGATGGGGTGTGTGATGCCGCACGCGGCTGCCGTCTGGCCGTCCCTGATATCCTCCCTTCGGGGTCCGTCATCAACGTCTGGTATATAGACAGGCAGGGCGTTCTCCAGGGACCCTTCTCGCTCAAGGGCGCCGCAGCCAATTAG
- a CDS encoding Imm1 family immunity protein has product MILSVMYRGSWRHAQSLQEKLLLVSQIFEADESDQATNDPYPPREIFELSITDGPGGKGWSPDNGLTVGVNRSTGYGGLAWCVTGNNPNKGGVYDHVWVSDNPEPPAFDPRVVSESYYPHYHDPASTFPIDRIRAAVEEFCRTDNGSRPESITWITGNMNGMRSDREYPDDTVEGSFV; this is encoded by the coding sequence ATGATCCTCAGCGTTATGTACCGCGGCTCCTGGAGGCATGCCCAAAGCCTCCAGGAGAAACTTCTGCTCGTGTCCCAAATATTCGAGGCCGATGAGTCCGACCAGGCGACCAACGACCCGTACCCCCCGAGAGAGATTTTCGAGCTCTCGATCACCGACGGCCCCGGCGGTAAAGGGTGGAGCCCCGATAACGGCCTCACCGTCGGGGTGAACCGGTCGACGGGCTACGGCGGGCTGGCATGGTGCGTAACCGGCAACAACCCCAACAAAGGCGGTGTTTACGACCATGTCTGGGTCTCCGACAACCCCGAACCGCCCGCCTTCGACCCCCGCGTAGTATCGGAATCCTACTACCCCCACTACCACGACCCCGCAAGCACATTCCCGATCGACCGCATCCGCGCCGCCGTAGAAGAGTTCTGCAGGACCGACAACGGAAGCCGCCCCGAATCCATCACCTGGATCACCGGCAACATGAACGGAATGCGCAGCGACCGGGAATACCCCGACGATACGGTCGAAGGATCGTTCGTCTGA
- a CDS encoding TMEM175 family protein: MAVQKDDVTASGSPDRLLALSDGIYAIAMTLLVLDVKVPDGLDEKAFRDAMGDLRPQVAAYGLSFYVLAAFWRDHRRLFLLARQLDTSLLRLTMASLGAIALLPFPTALLADYPDEPAAVSLYAIVIVVIEAFHMAIAAMLWRREHLQAEPISDALGHAVLWDLGTTAIVFGLSVPIAWLSPTAALWTWLLLIPAKITSGRGLRSAMRSSSTP, translated from the coding sequence ATGGCGGTACAGAAGGATGACGTCACCGCCTCGGGGAGTCCCGACCGGCTGCTCGCGCTGTCGGACGGGATCTACGCGATCGCGATGACGCTCCTCGTCCTGGACGTGAAAGTCCCGGACGGCCTGGACGAGAAGGCGTTCCGGGACGCGATGGGCGATCTGCGGCCGCAGGTCGCCGCCTACGGGCTGAGCTTCTACGTCCTGGCCGCATTCTGGCGCGACCACCGCAGGCTCTTCCTGCTCGCCCGCCAGCTGGACACCTCCCTGCTGCGACTGACGATGGCTTCGCTCGGGGCAATCGCGCTGCTGCCGTTCCCCACCGCGCTGCTGGCCGACTATCCCGACGAACCGGCCGCGGTCTCCCTGTACGCGATCGTCATCGTCGTCATCGAGGCCTTCCACATGGCCATCGCCGCGATGCTCTGGCGCCGGGAGCACCTTCAAGCCGAACCCATCAGCGACGCCCTCGGGCACGCCGTGCTCTGGGACCTGGGCACCACCGCCATCGTCTTCGGGCTGTCCGTACCCATCGCCTGGCTCTCGCCCACAGCGGCGCTGTGGACGTGGCTCCTGCTGATCCCCGCGAAGATCACCTCGGGACGGGGGCTGCGCTCCGCCATGCGATCCAGCTCTACCCCCTGA
- a CDS encoding DUF4352 domain-containing protein — protein sequence MARIVVAAGLVVVAAAGCSSSGGSKAAFTAGKEGVSSAAGASGPSVTPVASPVGVGNTASFHSQYAGEEGTTLEVTLDGVEYRSSIVRTGSSPAIPNRGVYALVSLTVANTGASPGLFNSPNLVWVSPDGQAVRDTAVLVPDVTPGTESLDSTVQPGQHVTGTAVFDVPARGGQLQYEITGQAPLFVLQLPPS from the coding sequence GTGGCGCGGATCGTGGTCGCGGCAGGGCTGGTGGTGGTTGCGGCGGCGGGGTGCTCGTCGTCGGGCGGCAGCAAGGCGGCGTTCACGGCGGGCAAGGAGGGCGTGAGCTCCGCGGCCGGGGCGTCGGGGCCGTCCGTCACGCCCGTGGCCTCTCCGGTGGGTGTGGGCAACACGGCGAGCTTCCACAGCCAGTACGCGGGGGAGGAGGGCACCACGCTGGAGGTGACGCTCGACGGAGTGGAGTACCGCTCCTCGATCGTCAGGACGGGCAGCAGCCCAGCGATCCCGAACCGGGGCGTGTACGCCCTCGTCTCGCTGACGGTGGCCAACACCGGTGCGTCCCCCGGCCTGTTCAACAGCCCGAACCTCGTGTGGGTGTCGCCGGACGGTCAGGCCGTCCGCGACACCGCAGTCCTGGTGCCAGACGTCACGCCCGGCACGGAGAGCCTCGACTCGACCGTCCAGCCCGGCCAGCACGTCACGGGAACGGCCGTGTTCGATGTGCCGGCCAGGGGCGGGCAGCTTCAGTACGAGATCACGGGGCAGGCACCGCTGTTCGTCCTGCAACTCCCGCCCAGCTGA
- a CDS encoding MerR family transcriptional regulator produces MEGDTLYSIGELAQRTGLTVKTIRFYSDRGIVAPTQRSPAGHRRYDTAAAARLELVRTLRELGLDLPTIRKVAELDLPLPEVAAAHAEALAVQIRVLRLRHAVLTVVAERGLTPEEADVMHQLARLTEEERRGLVEDFLHAVFDGLDGNRAFAGVRRSMTPEPPADPAAEQARAWVEWAELALDPDFRAGMRRTAQDLAADMAQDGATGPRRDFTATVRDLAAPAVAAWIDPASPEADPVVAAIAAHYAHLRTHHADAALRHRLLRRLERAHDPRRDRHARLLAVINGWPAPQPLSPVLGWSLAAVRARLR; encoded by the coding sequence ATGGAAGGCGACACGCTCTACTCGATCGGTGAACTGGCCCAGCGGACCGGCCTGACGGTCAAGACCATCCGGTTCTACTCCGATCGCGGGATCGTGGCGCCGACGCAACGGAGCCCGGCGGGCCACCGCCGCTACGACACTGCTGCCGCCGCGCGCCTGGAGCTCGTGCGGACCCTGCGGGAACTGGGCCTGGACCTGCCCACGATCCGCAAGGTCGCCGAGCTTGACCTTCCGCTGCCCGAGGTGGCCGCGGCCCACGCCGAGGCGCTGGCGGTGCAGATCCGCGTCCTGCGCCTGCGGCACGCCGTGCTCACGGTGGTGGCCGAGCGCGGGCTGACCCCCGAGGAGGCCGATGTCATGCACCAGCTCGCCCGACTGACCGAGGAGGAACGCCGCGGCCTCGTCGAGGACTTCCTCCACGCCGTCTTCGACGGCCTCGACGGGAACCGCGCATTCGCGGGGGTGAGGCGCTCGATGACCCCCGAACCGCCCGCCGACCCCGCAGCGGAACAGGCCCGGGCCTGGGTGGAGTGGGCCGAACTGGCCCTGGACCCCGACTTCCGGGCCGGCATGCGACGCACGGCACAGGACCTGGCGGCCGACATGGCGCAGGACGGCGCCACCGGCCCGCGCCGCGACTTCACCGCCACCGTCCGCGACCTGGCCGCCCCGGCCGTGGCAGCGTGGATCGACCCGGCCTCACCCGAAGCCGACCCCGTCGTCGCAGCAATCGCCGCCCACTACGCACACCTGCGCACCCACCATGCCGACGCCGCGCTGCGCCACCGGCTGCTGCGGCGGCTGGAGAGGGCGCACGACCCGCGCCGGGACCGGCACGCCCGACTGCTCGCGGTGATCAACGGCTGGCCCGCTCCGCAGCCCCTGTCGCCCGTGCTCGGCTGGTCCCTCGCCGCCGTGCGCGCGCGGCTTCGCTGA
- a CDS encoding alpha/beta hydrolase family protein: MTRIRPAAAAAALLLALPPVAAAASPAGAAPAVAASTAAPAAVRAELPHPTGPYAVGQDVLELVDRDRPDPWVPSAGPRRLMVSVYYPAKAGTGNPAPYMTPGAARMLLDAKLPGNTIPTDALTATRTWAETGARPAPGRYPLVLLSPGFTMPRTSLTGLAEDLTSHGYVVALIDHTYENTGTTFPDGSTLPCVECGQLRSPEDWAGLDRSRARDVSFVIDRLTAHPHPAWRYTRMIDPDRIGTAGHSAGGAAAVPALLADDRIRAGADLDGTMDVPVPATGLGGKPFLMIGHPLPDGAEDTSWTESWPRLDGWKRWLTVTGTNHASFTDFPVLLDALGLPDADRTLPAARALQLTRTYATAFFDLHLKGLAQPLLDGPTPQNPEVSFHP; the protein is encoded by the coding sequence ATGACCAGAATCCGCCCCGCCGCTGCGGCGGCCGCCCTGCTGCTCGCCCTGCCGCCGGTCGCCGCCGCCGCCTCACCCGCGGGGGCCGCCCCGGCCGTCGCCGCCTCCACCGCCGCCCCGGCCGCGGTCCGGGCCGAACTGCCGCACCCCACCGGCCCGTACGCGGTCGGGCAGGACGTCCTGGAGCTCGTCGACCGGGACCGGCCCGACCCGTGGGTGCCCTCGGCGGGCCCGCGCCGGCTGATGGTGTCGGTGTACTACCCGGCCAAGGCGGGCACCGGCAACCCGGCCCCCTACATGACCCCCGGCGCGGCCCGGATGCTGCTGGACGCCAAGCTGCCGGGCAACACCATCCCCACCGACGCGCTCACCGCCACCCGGACCTGGGCCGAGACCGGGGCCCGCCCCGCGCCCGGCCGCTACCCGCTGGTGCTCCTCTCACCCGGTTTCACCATGCCCCGCACCTCGCTGACCGGCCTCGCCGAGGACCTGACCAGCCACGGCTACGTCGTCGCGCTGATCGACCACACCTACGAGAACACCGGGACCACCTTCCCCGACGGGAGCACGCTCCCGTGCGTCGAGTGCGGGCAGCTCAGGAGCCCGGAGGACTGGGCGGGCCTGGACCGCAGCCGAGCCCGCGACGTCTCCTTCGTCATCGACCGGCTGACCGCCCACCCCCACCCCGCCTGGCGCTACACCCGCATGATCGACCCGGACCGGATCGGCACGGCCGGCCACTCCGCGGGCGGTGCGGCCGCCGTCCCCGCCCTCCTCGCCGACGACCGGATCCGGGCCGGCGCGGACCTGGACGGCACCATGGACGTCCCGGTGCCCGCCACCGGCCTCGGCGGAAAGCCGTTCCTGATGATCGGACACCCCCTGCCGGACGGCGCCGAGGACACCAGCTGGACCGAGAGCTGGCCCCGCCTCGACGGCTGGAAACGCTGGCTGACCGTCACCGGCACCAACCACGCCTCGTTCACCGACTTCCCCGTCCTCCTCGACGCCCTCGGCCTCCCCGACGCCGACCGCACCCTCCCCGCCGCGCGCGCCCTCCAGCTCACCCGCACCTACGCCACGGCCTTCTTCGACCTGCACCTCAAGGGCCTCGCCCAGCCGCTCCTCGACGGGCCGACCCCGCAGAACCCGGAGGTCTCCTTCCACCCGTAG
- a CDS encoding winged helix-turn-helix domain-containing protein — translation MTEEVSEDLAAPAPRAASAALPDHEVRTALLRLFEAEGTVTATLAAQRLGYSSGLCSFHLRQLARHGVIEPVPVNGGRARPWRLRQAGVDQPQAATPGNDFDRLARRLEDESYRRWLAHRDRAEPLWQQDEAFSSVVYLTPDELTQVADSVRRLLAGFQHREADPATRPADARPVAAVTRLFPLLPDASR, via the coding sequence GTGACTGAAGAAGTGAGCGAGGACCTCGCAGCCCCCGCCCCCCGCGCGGCCTCTGCCGCACTACCCGACCACGAGGTGCGCACCGCGCTGCTGCGGCTGTTCGAGGCCGAGGGCACGGTGACGGCCACGCTGGCGGCGCAGCGGCTCGGCTACAGCTCCGGCCTCTGCTCGTTCCACCTGCGCCAGTTGGCCCGCCACGGCGTGATCGAGCCGGTCCCCGTCAACGGCGGCCGCGCCCGCCCCTGGCGGCTGCGGCAGGCCGGCGTCGACCAGCCGCAAGCAGCGACGCCGGGCAACGACTTCGACCGGCTGGCACGGCGGCTGGAGGACGAGAGCTACCGGCGCTGGCTGGCCCATCGCGACCGGGCCGAGCCGCTGTGGCAGCAGGACGAGGCCTTCAGCTCGGTGGTCTACCTGACACCCGACGAGCTGACCCAAGTCGCCGACTCGGTGCGCCGCCTGCTCGCCGGCTTCCAGCACCGCGAGGCCGACCCGGCCACCCGACCGGCCGACGCCCGGCCGGTCGCCGCCGTCACCCGGCTCTTCCCGCTCCTGCCGGACGCGTCCCGGTAG
- the def gene encoding peptide deformylase: protein MGDVHEGFDRPGASARVLVQGQPVEGYPALPPEVGRGSVLRVTEIGEEILHRPSRPADAEFGTPELAMLVDDMFATMYIAAGAGLAANQVGVDLRLFVWDCMDEDGVRHVGHILNPVVEEDTTRGRRLIEDVEGCLSVPGATVDVARPARSVVHGYDKDGKPLTIEGFGYFARCLQHEADHLEGRLYVDRLAKRDRKDALRQMADRRDAVFAERRILTDKLLAGRAPEVG, encoded by the coding sequence ATGGGAGATGTGCATGAGGGCTTCGACCGGCCCGGCGCCAGCGCGAGGGTGCTGGTGCAAGGACAGCCGGTGGAGGGATACCCGGCGCTGCCGCCGGAGGTCGGGCGCGGTTCGGTGCTGCGGGTCACCGAGATCGGGGAGGAGATTCTGCACCGGCCGAGCCGTCCGGCCGACGCCGAGTTCGGGACGCCGGAGCTGGCCATGCTGGTCGACGACATGTTCGCCACCATGTACATCGCCGCCGGTGCGGGCCTGGCGGCCAATCAAGTCGGTGTCGACCTGAGGCTGTTCGTCTGGGACTGCATGGACGAGGACGGGGTCCGGCACGTTGGCCACATCCTCAACCCGGTGGTCGAGGAGGACACCACGCGCGGGCGCCGGCTGATCGAGGACGTCGAGGGCTGCCTCTCCGTGCCGGGTGCCACCGTGGACGTCGCCCGGCCGGCGCGCTCCGTGGTGCACGGCTACGACAAGGACGGAAAGCCGCTCACCATCGAGGGGTTCGGCTACTTCGCCCGCTGCCTGCAGCACGAGGCCGACCACCTGGAGGGCCGGCTGTACGTCGACCGGCTCGCCAAGCGGGACCGCAAGGACGCCTTGCGGCAGATGGCGGACCGCCGCGACGCGGTGTTCGCCGAGCGGCGGATCCTCACCGATAAACTGTTGGCCGGGCGGGCCCCGGAGGTCGGCTAG